One genomic window of Halanaerobium saccharolyticum subsp. saccharolyticum DSM 6643 includes the following:
- a CDS encoding helix-hairpin-helix domain-containing protein, which translates to MFKINPKNFMIFVIILALLFLSYYNQDKKDEELLNVASNFNSLENKKVENKSEKENNDQIIIHLSGGVINPGVYKLNNKERLIDLIKAAGGLKNQADLEKINLAEKLYDGQKVVIPLIVEKNIELNSVGESGSQSSDKILNNNSSSSNNQLININQADQTKLETLSGIGPSKAAAIIKYRNKIKFFIKKEDLLNVSGIGEKTLENIKDEIIIK; encoded by the coding sequence ATGTTTAAAATTAATCCTAAAAATTTTATGATTTTTGTTATTATTCTGGCCCTATTATTTTTAAGCTATTATAATCAAGATAAAAAAGATGAAGAACTTTTAAATGTTGCTTCTAATTTCAACTCATTAGAGAATAAAAAGGTAGAGAATAAATCAGAAAAAGAAAATAATGACCAAATAATTATCCATTTAAGTGGGGGAGTTATAAATCCAGGAGTCTATAAATTAAATAATAAAGAAAGACTAATAGACTTAATTAAGGCGGCTGGTGGTTTAAAAAATCAGGCGGATTTAGAAAAAATTAATCTTGCAGAAAAACTTTATGATGGACAGAAAGTTGTTATCCCATTAATTGTAGAAAAAAATATAGAATTAAATTCTGTAGGTGAGTCTGGATCTCAAAGCAGTGATAAAATATTAAATAATAACTCTAGTTCATCAAATAATCAGTTGATAAATATCAATCAAGCAGATCAGACAAAGCTTGAAACATTAAGCGGTATTGGTCCTTCAAAAGCTGCAGCAATAATAAAGTATAGAAATAAAATCAAATTTTTTATCAAAAAAGAAGATTTGCTAAATGTAAGTGGAATAGGAGAAAAAACACTTGAGAACATTAAAGATGAGATAATTATAAAATGA